One window of Ziziphus jujuba cultivar Dongzao chromosome 5, ASM3175591v1 genomic DNA carries:
- the LOC107420918 gene encoding uncharacterized protein LOC107420918 isoform X3: MAQFHYFPVISFAILYVFVVLCTIPNFVLTVTNQPDDFSIIDSDLNVFHQDYSPPAPPPPPPHPPSVSCTDDLDGIGSLDTTCQIVADLNLTGDVYIEGKGNFYILPDVRFHCAIPGCFITVNISGNFSLGNSSSILAGGFELVAYNASFLNGSTVNTTALAGDPPPQTSGTPQGIDGAGGGHGGRGACCLVDKTKLPEDVWGGDAYSWASLQRPCSYGSRGGSTSKEVDYGGYGGGRVKLQVAQFLVVDGTLLADGGNGGTKGGGGSGGSIYIKAFKMTGGGRISACGGDGYAGGGGGRVSVDVFSRHDEPTLSVHGGSSYACPDNAGGAGTLYDAVPRSLIISNHNKSTDTDTLLLEFPNQPLWTNVYVRNKARATVPLLWSRVQVQGQISLLCGGVLSFGLQHYASSEFELLAEELLMSDSVMKVYGALRMSVKMFLMWNSKMLIDGGGDVTVATSLLEASNLVVLRESSVIHSNANLGVHGQGLLNLSGPGDLIEAQRLVLSLFYSIHLGPGSVLRGPLENATSDYVTPKLYCESQDCPIELLHPPEDCNVNSSLSFTLQICRVEDITVEGLVKGSVVHFHRARTIDVQSSGTISASGMGCTGGVGRGNILSNISSGAGHGGKGGDGCFNGSCVEGGISYGNADLPCELGSGTGNDTSGDSTAGGGIIAMGSMEHPLSTLSIEGSVRADGESFEMAARKGKYAVLNGSSGGLGGGSGGTILLFLQTLELGDSAVLSSLGGHGSPNGGGGGGGGRIHFHWSAIPAGDVYQPIASVKGSIHAGGGLGRDESGPGENGTVTGKACPKGLYGTFCQECPVGTYKNVSGSDKGLCHPCPAHELPNRAIYIPVRGGVAETPCPYKCVSDRYHMPQCYTAIEELIYTFGGPWLFGLLLIALLILLALVLSVARMKFVGVDELPGPAPTQHGSQIDHSFPFLESLNEVLETNRAEESQSHVHRMYFMGPNTFSEPWHLPHTPPEQIKEIVYEGAFNSFVDEINAIAAYQWWEGAMYSILSVFAYPLAWSWQQWRRRLKLQRLREFVRSEYDHACLRSCRSRALYEGIKVAATSDLMLAYVDFFLGGDEKRSDLPPRLQQRFPMSLPFGGDGSYMAPFSLQSDNIVTSLMSQSVPPTTWYRLVAGLNAQLRLVCRGRLRVTFRPPLVVIVIMDFWCMPFKKIVVLHPSLALKGHYELTNS; encoded by the exons ATGGCTCAGTTTCACTACTTCCCTGTTATCTCTTTTGCCATTCTCTACGTCTTCGTTGTTCTGTGCACGATTCCTAACTTTGTTCTCACAGTCACGAACCAACCTGATGACTTTTCCATTATAGATTCCGATTTGAATGTCTTCCATCAGGATTATTCGCCGCCGGCTCCGCCGCCACCGCCGCCACACCCGCCGTCCGTTTCGTGCACCGATGACCTGGATGGAATCGGCTCCTTGGACACTACGTGTCAGATAGTCGCCGATTTGAACCTCACTGGCGACGTGTACATAGAAGGGAAGGGCAATTTTTATATCCTGCCCGACGTGAGGTTTCACTGTGCAATTCCTGGCTGTTTTATTACAGTTAACATTTCTGGTAATTTTAGTTTAGGTAACAGTTCGTCGATTTTAGCCGGAGGCTTTGAGCTTGTGGCTTATAATGCGAGCTTTCTCAACGGTTCTACGGTGAACACCACGGCGTTGGCCGGGGATCCACCGCCGCAGACGAGTGGGACCCCACAAGGGATAGACGGAGCAGGTGGGGGACACGGAGGGCGTGGCGCGTGTTGTTTGGTGGATAAGACGAAGCTTCCTGAGGACGTCTGGGGAGGCGACGCGTATTCATGGGCGTCGCTGCAGAGGCCGTGCAGTTACGGAAGTCGGGGTGGGTCGACCAGCAAGGAGGTGGATTATGGTGGATATGGTGGCGGGAGGGTGAAGCTGCAAGTTGCCCAGTTTCTTGTGGTGGATGGGACTCTTTTGGCTGACGGGGGTAATGGAGGAACCAAAGGGGGAGGTGGCTCAGGTGGCAGCATCTACATCAAGGCTTTTAAAAT GACTGGTGGTGGCAGGATAAGTGCTTGTGGAGGTGATGGATAtgctggtggtggtggtggaagaGTGTCTGTTGACGTTTTTAGCAGGCACGATGAGCCAACATTATCCGTGCATG GAGGAAGTAGTTATGCGTGTCCAGACAACGCAGGTGGTGCCGGGACTTTATATGATGCTGTTCCTCGAAGTCTTATTATTAGCAATCATAACAAATCAACAGATACAGATACTCTTCTTTTGGAATTTCCTAATCAGCCTCTTTGGACCAATGTTTATGTTAGAAACAAGGCTAGGGCAACTGTTCCATTGCTTTGGAGTCGTGTCCAG GTACAAGGACAGATCAGTCTCTTATGCGGGGGAGTGTTAAGCTTTGGTCTACAACATTATGCTTCGTCAGAATTTGAGTTATTGGCAGAGGAACTGTTAATGAGTGACTCTGTAATGAAG GTGTATGGTGCCTTGCGTATGTCTGTAAAGATGTTCTTGATGTGGAATTCCAAAATGCTTATAGATGGGGGTGGAGATGTAACTGTTGCAACTTCCTTACTTGAAGCTAGTAATTTAGTTGTTCTTAGG GAATCATCTGTGATACACTCTAATGCAAATCTGGGAGTTCATGGACAAGGTTTATTGAATTTATCAGGACCAGGGGATTTGATTGAAGCACAACGATTGGTTCTATCATTATTTTACAGTATTCAT CTTGGACCTGGATCTGTGTTGCGTGGTCCCTTGGAGAATGCAACATCAGATTATGT gACGCCAAAGCTATATTGTGAGAGCCAAGATTGTCCTATTGAACTGCTTCATCCACCTGAAGATTGCAACGTGAACTCATCCCTTTCCTTTACTCTTCAG ATCTGCCGAGTTGAGGATATTACTGTTGAAGGTCTTGTAAAAGGGTCTGTTGTTCATTTTCACAGGGCAAGGACTATTGATGTCCAGTCATCTGGAACAATAAGTGCATCTGGAATGG GCTGCACAGGTGGTGTTGGCAGAGGAAATATTCTAAGCAATATTAGCAGTGGTGCTGGGCATGGTGGTAAAGGTGGGGATGGATGTTTTAATGGTAGTTGTGTTGAGGGTGGTATATCATATGGCAATGCAGACTTGCCTTGTGAACTTGGTAGCGGAACTGGAAACGACACTTCAGGGGATTCTACTGCTGGTGGTGGTATCATAG CAATGGGTTCAATGGAGCATCCCTTGTCAACTTTGTCAATTGAAGGGTCAGTGAGGGCAGATGGAGAAAGTTTTGAAATGGCTGCCAGAAAAGGTAAATATGCTGTTCTTAATGGTTCAAGTGGAGGTCTTGGGGGTGGATCTGGTGGAACCATACTGCTGTTTTTGCAAACCCTAGAGCTTGGTGATTCTGCTGTTCTTTCAAGTCTTGGGGGGCATGGTAGTCCAAATGGTGGTGGTGGGGGCGGTGGTGGAAGAATTCATTTTCATTGGTCAGCCATTCCTGCTGGAGATGTGTACCAGCCCATTGCAAGTGTGAAAGGAAGCATCCATGCAGG TGGAGGGTTGGGTAGAGATGAGAGTGGTCCTGGAGAAAATGGAACTGTGACTGGGAAAGCTTGCCCAAAAGGTCTCTATGGAACTTTTTGCCAG GAATGTCCAGTCGGCACTTATAAGAATGTCAGTGGATCTGATAAGGGACTTTGTCACCCTTGCCCTGCTCATGAGCTTCCCAATCGTGCCATTTATATACCTGTCCGAG GTGGTGTTGCTGAGACTCCTTGTCCTTACAAATGCGTTTCAGACAGATACCACATGCCACAATGTTATACTGCTATCGAGGAGTTGATTTATACATTTGGCGGACCTTGGCTATTTGGTCTCCTTCTTATTGCTCTTCTTATCCTTTTGGCTTTGGTGCTTAGTGTTGCACGAATGAAATTTGTCGGGGTTGATGAATTGCCTGGCCCAGCTCCAACTCAACATGGCTCTCAGATAGATCATTCCTTCCCATTCCTGGAGTCTCTGAATGAG gTTTTGGAAACAAACAGAGCTGAGGAGTCCCAGAGTCATGTGCACAGAATGTACTTTATGGGTCCAAATACTTTCAGTGAACCTTGGCATCTCCCGCACACTCCTCCAGAACAAATTAAAGAGATTGT ATATGAGGGTGCTTTCAATTCATTTGTAGATGAGATTAATGCTATAGCTGCTTATCAATGGTGGGAGGGAGCTATGTACAGTATTCTCTCTGTTTTTGCCTATCCACTTGCATGGTCATGGCAGCAGTGGCGAAGGAGACTGAAACTGCAGCGTTTGCGAGAGTTTGTTCGATCAGAATATGATCATGCTTGCTTAAGGTCTTGCCGTTCACGTGCTCTCTATGAAGGGATTAAG GTTGCTGCAACTTCTGATTTAATGCTAGCATATGTTGATTTCTTCCTTGGTGGAGATGAAAAGAGGAGTGATCTTCCTCCTCGCTTACAGCAAAGATTCCCAATGTCATTACCTTTTGGAGGTGATGGAAGTTACATGGCTCCTTTTTCACTTCAAAGTGATAATATTGTTACAAGCCTCATGAGTCAG TCAGTTCCGCCTACCACATGGTATCGTCTAGTTGCTGGTCTGAATGCACAATTGCGGTTGGTTTGCCGTGGGCGCCTAAGAGTGACATTTAG GCCACCGCTTGTGGTTATTGTCATTATGGACTTTTGGTGTATGCCATTCAAGAAGATAGTGGTCCTACATCCATCACTAGCGTTGAAGGGGCACTACGAACTGACCAACAGTTGA